The proteins below come from a single Halostagnicola larsenii XH-48 genomic window:
- a CDS encoding dihydrodipicolinate synthase family protein, with protein MDIRERLRGITCPLVTPFDDGTVDTDELTALIDHLESRSIDALFPAGTTGEFASLSRAERRLLVEHVVDRSSVPVLAGASATDVESVLEAIDASAVAGADAAVITPPYFHTANAPRGNQRFFERVADHSALPLLVYNIPACTGQRIAPETVEAIAGHDRILGLKDSSGDLEYFLSILARTPADFLVLQGYDSLLVPSIRMGADGGVNALSNVLPEVYGTAIERGRDERGRELQENAISPLFESCAEFGFAPATKTALAHRDVVSSARVRPPLVPVDGDGAAQIGTAVDRALEEFAE; from the coding sequence ATGGATATCCGAGAACGGCTGCGGGGCATCACCTGCCCGCTGGTCACCCCCTTCGACGACGGCACTGTCGATACGGACGAACTGACCGCGCTGATCGACCACCTCGAGTCGAGGTCTATCGACGCCCTGTTTCCGGCCGGAACGACCGGCGAGTTCGCGAGTCTGTCGCGAGCGGAACGGCGACTGCTCGTCGAACACGTCGTCGATCGGTCGTCGGTTCCCGTCCTGGCGGGCGCGTCGGCGACGGACGTCGAATCCGTCCTCGAAGCGATCGACGCGAGTGCGGTTGCGGGAGCCGACGCGGCGGTGATCACCCCGCCGTACTTTCACACGGCGAACGCCCCGCGGGGAAATCAACGGTTTTTCGAGCGCGTCGCCGACCACTCGGCGCTTCCCCTGTTGGTGTACAACATTCCGGCGTGTACCGGTCAGCGGATCGCCCCCGAAACGGTCGAGGCGATCGCCGGTCACGACCGAATACTCGGGCTCAAGGACTCGAGCGGTGATCTCGAGTATTTCCTCTCGATTCTGGCGCGAACGCCCGCTGATTTTCTCGTGCTTCAGGGATACGATTCACTTCTCGTCCCGTCGATTCGGATGGGCGCTGATGGCGGCGTCAACGCGCTCTCGAACGTCCTTCCGGAGGTTTACGGTACTGCTATCGAACGGGGGCGCGACGAGCGCGGTCGAGAGCTTCAGGAGAACGCGATCAGTCCACTGTTCGAATCGTGTGCGGAGTTCGGCTTCGCACCGGCGACAAAAACCGCGCTCGCGCATCGCGATGTCGTCTCGTCTGCTCGCGTTCGGCCGCCGCTGGTTCCCGTCGACGGCGACGGGGCAGCGCAGATCGGTACTGCGGTCGATCGGGCGCTCGAGGAATTCGCCGAGTGA
- the gcvT gene encoding glycine cleavage system aminomethyltransferase GcvT, giving the protein MPLQTPPLRGVHDDDGAKFTEFGGWDMPVEFESIRDEHLAVRTDAGKFDVSHMGEIHVTGPDSTRLLQGLTTNDVAALEVGDSQYAAITDEDGTIIDDTVIYRLPDEDGTATYLFVPNAGTDEAIHERWITHRNEWDLEATVDNMTDEYAMFAVQGPNSAALVDTAVDESIASLSRFEAKETTIDGVACWTGRTGYTGEDGFEFIVPWNDAESVWSAIDCRPCGLGARDTLRIEAGYLLAGQEFDQESNPRTPYEAGIGFAVALETEFVGRDALERVHERGVEEKLVGFKLIDRGVPRNGYDITNTDSRVVGTVTSGTMSPTLESPIGLGYVPVEYADPGTTLKVVVRGQSKKARVETIPFIDTVQ; this is encoded by the coding sequence ATGCCGCTTCAGACGCCGCCGTTACGTGGGGTCCACGACGACGACGGGGCGAAGTTTACCGAGTTCGGCGGCTGGGATATGCCCGTCGAGTTCGAGTCGATCCGAGACGAACACCTCGCCGTACGGACGGATGCCGGGAAGTTCGACGTTTCGCACATGGGCGAGATTCACGTCACTGGCCCAGATTCGACACGACTTCTTCAGGGACTCACCACGAACGACGTGGCGGCACTCGAGGTCGGCGACTCCCAGTACGCAGCTATCACCGACGAGGACGGAACGATCATCGACGATACGGTGATCTACCGGCTGCCGGACGAAGACGGAACGGCGACGTATCTGTTCGTCCCGAACGCCGGCACCGACGAGGCGATCCACGAGCGATGGATCACCCACCGAAACGAGTGGGACCTCGAGGCGACCGTCGATAACATGACCGACGAATACGCCATGTTCGCCGTGCAGGGCCCGAACTCGGCCGCCCTCGTCGATACCGCGGTTGACGAGTCGATCGCGAGTCTCTCGCGGTTCGAAGCGAAAGAGACCACGATCGACGGCGTGGCGTGCTGGACGGGGCGAACGGGGTATACGGGCGAAGACGGCTTCGAATTTATCGTTCCGTGGAACGACGCCGAATCAGTGTGGTCGGCTATCGACTGCCGGCCTTGCGGGCTGGGCGCACGCGATACGCTCCGAATCGAGGCCGGCTACCTCCTCGCCGGTCAGGAGTTCGATCAGGAATCCAACCCGCGGACCCCCTACGAAGCCGGCATCGGATTCGCCGTCGCGCTCGAGACCGAATTCGTCGGTCGGGATGCTTTAGAGCGAGTCCACGAGCGGGGCGTCGAGGAGAAACTCGTCGGATTCAAGCTGATCGATCGGGGCGTCCCGAGAAACGGCTACGACATCACGAACACCGACAGTCGCGTCGTCGGCACGGTCACGAGCGGGACGATGAGCCCGACGCTCGAGTCGCCAATCGGGCTCGGATACGTGCCGGTCGAGTACGCGGATCCGGGGACGACGCTCAAAGTCGTCGTCCGCGGGCAGTCAAAGAAAGCGCGGGTCGAAACGATCCCGTTTATCGACACAGTACAATGA
- the gcvH gene encoding glycine cleavage system protein GcvH — translation MNFDIPADRRYQESHEWALETDGVVRVGITDFAQDELGDVVFVELPDEGTDLSQDKEFGVVESIKAVSDLYAPISGEVVAVNDALFDAPELVNDDPFGDGWMLEIEPADADELESLLSDDEYEDQIA, via the coding sequence ATGAATTTCGACATTCCAGCTGACAGACGGTACCAAGAATCACACGAGTGGGCGCTCGAAACGGACGGCGTCGTCCGCGTCGGCATCACCGACTTCGCACAGGACGAGCTCGGCGACGTCGTTTTCGTCGAACTACCGGACGAAGGGACTGACCTCAGTCAGGACAAGGAGTTCGGCGTCGTCGAATCGATAAAGGCCGTTTCGGACCTCTACGCGCCGATCAGCGGCGAAGTCGTCGCCGTCAACGATGCGCTGTTCGATGCGCCGGAACTGGTCAACGACGATCCGTTCGGCGACGGCTGGATGCTCGAGATCGAACCGGCAGACGCGGACGAACTCGAGTCGCTGCTCTCCGACGACGAGTACGAGGACCAGATCGCGTAA
- a CDS encoding competence/damage-inducible protein A: protein MQVAILTIGDELLAGRTTNTNASWLAEKITDRGGAIRRILTIPDDRALIADTVAAWSERFDAVVVTGGLGGTPDDVTLESVAAGLERDLVVVPAVREQILEKGRKLREERPEFFEEYELEFDIDAAASLPEGARPIVTDAGWSPGCVIENVYVFAGIPAEMKAMFETVETEFSGDVVSETVYTPAPEGSLRTVLEGVDEQFDVSVGSYPQSEDRLGRLRVTGNNEETVEAAAAWIRERVETGEPSESN from the coding sequence ATGCAGGTCGCGATCCTCACGATCGGTGACGAACTGCTCGCCGGGCGGACGACCAATACGAATGCGTCGTGGCTCGCCGAGAAGATCACCGACCGCGGCGGGGCGATCCGCCGAATCTTGACGATTCCCGACGATCGCGCGCTCATCGCCGACACCGTCGCGGCGTGGAGCGAGCGGTTCGACGCCGTCGTCGTCACCGGCGGTCTCGGCGGCACGCCGGACGACGTGACTCTCGAGTCCGTAGCTGCCGGTCTCGAGCGCGATCTCGTCGTCGTTCCGGCCGTCCGCGAGCAAATCCTCGAGAAAGGGCGGAAATTGCGGGAAGAACGCCCCGAGTTCTTCGAGGAGTACGAACTCGAGTTCGACATCGACGCCGCGGCCTCGCTGCCGGAGGGTGCGAGACCGATCGTCACGGACGCCGGCTGGTCGCCGGGCTGTGTGATCGAGAACGTCTACGTCTTCGCCGGCATTCCGGCGGAGATGAAGGCCATGTTCGAAACGGTCGAGACCGAATTCTCGGGCGATGTCGTCTCGGAAACCGTCTACACGCCGGCTCCCGAAGGATCGCTTCGAACGGTTCTCGAGGGAGTCGACGAGCAATTCGACGTTTCCGTCGGGAGCTATCCCCAAAGCGAGGATCGACTCGGGCGCTTGCGAGTCACCGGTAACAACGAGGAAACGGTCGAAGCGGCCGCGGCATGGATTCGCGAGCGGGTCGAGACGGGAGAGCCGTCCGAATCGAACTGA
- a CDS encoding HTTM domain-containing protein, producing MSADRSPPPDSSVADTGLGPAVRSLIRARLGIDPRALAAFRIALGTVLVADLLVLRVPGLVPFYTDAGVFPRSALAETYPAFASVSIHALSGSPWVQGILFAIAGVFAVCLCLGYRTRLATLVSVVLLASLQIRNPHVLNGGDTILTSLLFLGLFLPLGARWSLDARRRARESDGQTRMATASGGRIVSVATVTILGHFVIIYATNAILKFQSEPWMEGVAVRRIFYLEQFLAFLGPSLSEFPLVLTAVNWAWIGTLSAAPLLVLLVGWGRTAVVAAFVCSHLGMVLTMQLGAFPFVMITGLLLFLPPRVWDRVERSRTRAILDGLETRTRTKIPRRPGLSMPSIPSIQIPATFGRAGRIGATVILVTVLLTSTLWQTAQAGLVDSPAPELEGSLDDVGWVFFAPNPPDASTDYVVEAELESGDRVDLATGEQVTLDRPPNPAQTYPSTLWKHFGMNIRYADASQFEPSVEYVCAQSDRNIETVTIYSLEQPVGPDGPTGDPVADERISRAC from the coding sequence ATGTCTGCTGATCGATCACCGCCTCCGGACTCGAGTGTTGCCGACACAGGGCTCGGTCCTGCGGTTCGGTCCCTGATCCGCGCGCGACTCGGAATCGATCCGCGAGCCCTCGCCGCGTTTCGGATCGCACTCGGAACCGTCCTCGTCGCCGATCTGCTCGTCCTTCGCGTTCCCGGACTCGTTCCGTTCTACACCGACGCTGGCGTGTTCCCCAGATCGGCGCTCGCGGAGACCTATCCGGCGTTCGCGTCCGTCTCTATCCACGCACTATCGGGGTCGCCGTGGGTACAGGGAATCCTCTTTGCGATCGCCGGCGTCTTTGCCGTCTGTCTGTGTCTCGGGTACCGAACTCGTCTCGCGACGCTCGTCTCGGTCGTGTTGCTGGCCTCGCTCCAGATCAGGAACCCGCACGTCCTCAACGGGGGCGATACGATCCTCACGTCGCTGCTGTTTCTGGGCCTGTTCCTTCCGCTGGGCGCTCGGTGGTCCCTCGACGCCCGTCGCCGCGCGCGAGAGTCGGACGGACAGACGCGGATGGCGACGGCCAGCGGCGGTCGCATCGTCTCGGTTGCGACAGTGACGATTCTCGGTCACTTCGTCATCATTTACGCGACGAACGCGATTTTGAAGTTCCAGAGCGAGCCCTGGATGGAGGGGGTCGCAGTCCGGCGAATATTCTATCTCGAGCAGTTTCTCGCCTTTCTGGGGCCGTCTCTGTCGGAGTTTCCACTCGTCCTCACGGCGGTCAACTGGGCCTGGATCGGGACGCTTTCGGCGGCCCCGCTTCTCGTCCTGTTGGTCGGATGGGGCAGAACCGCCGTCGTCGCCGCCTTCGTCTGTAGCCACCTCGGCATGGTACTGACGATGCAACTCGGGGCGTTTCCGTTCGTCATGATAACGGGTTTGCTGTTGTTCCTCCCGCCGCGGGTCTGGGATCGGGTCGAACGCAGCCGGACTCGAGCAATCCTCGATGGGCTCGAGACACGCACGCGAACCAAAATACCTCGTAGACCAGGGCTTTCGATGCCGTCGATCCCATCGATCCAGATTCCCGCCACGTTCGGTCGGGCCGGTCGTATCGGCGCAACTGTCATTCTGGTCACTGTGTTGCTCACGTCGACGCTCTGGCAAACGGCTCAGGCGGGGCTCGTCGACTCGCCAGCCCCTGAACTGGAAGGGAGTCTGGACGATGTCGGTTGGGTGTTTTTCGCACCGAATCCGCCGGACGCTTCGACGGACTATGTCGTCGAAGCCGAACTCGAGTCTGGCGACCGAGTCGATCTCGCGACGGGCGAGCAAGTCACGCTGGATCGACCGCCCAATCCCGCACAAACGTACCCCTCGACGCTCTGGAAACACTTCGGGATGAACATCCGCTACGCCGATGCGAGCCAGTTCGAACCCAGCGTCGAGTACGTCTGTGCCCAGTCCGATCGCAACATCGAGACCGTGACGATATACAGTCTCGAGCAACCGGTCGGCCCGGATGGACCAACCGGCGACCCCGTCGCAGACGAGCGAATTTCGAGGGCGTGTTGA